In Cydia strobilella chromosome 6, ilCydStro3.1, whole genome shotgun sequence, one DNA window encodes the following:
- the LOC134742450 gene encoding leucine-rich repeats and immunoglobulin-like domains protein 3 — MGESTFLLLVTLFLWSRCLVFAENNECPSKCVCLNQYADCTRRNLMSVPKIPKWVEELDLSYNKLHGDASEGFERLSSLKVLKMDKNSLRLIPNLLQHNNLHEVSLNRNNIGSIDTGHFPENSSIRILNLNSNHIKVIAEDALNNLTNLEVLKLNRNDITSLPNHLFMYQSSLRTLELNHNKLRNVTGLLFKGLSNLTTLRMRYNNIDNIMDGAFFGFKSVHLLQLDHNRIRRISKGWMYGLESLVTLSMSNNLVSEINEGSWELCTILESLDLSHNYLVKVEGTTFKYLRNLQILNLNNNNISVIGHDAFSLMFNLNTLHLNNNKISWTVEDMIKPFNNLQNLVTFSLAGNHIKSINSRAFEGLSKVVELDLAGNNITSIQRHAFDTMPKLKRLHLNSSSLLCDCNLFWIIKWIRDKAEQKYITATCAYPDEVRGVAISKLKEDNCGDSPKPRVMQHPKAHLAIKGRSANLTCTATSNPFSNMTFLWRKNNGNISNPLVYENLTVTDQPEATSVLVIPNVTHADSGKYQCVVSNNFGTTYSLKAKVTIVTFPRFTKAPHNMTVKTGETVSLNCAATGEPTPEISWQKDGGNDFPAARERRMNVMPTDHVFFIVNAKTTDMGIYSCAAKNVAGTIISNAMLTVQEEPSFRTVTENKEATSGDAVVLQCMISGSPKPVLKWSKDGVPVVPSERHYFMADDQLLVILAAEPSDAGHYECEITNALGTKKEMTELRILPPVAIMVNEEDMTGIIIITVVCSTVGTSIIWVVIIYHTRRRMASAVPSFPAESLKMTQVVHSDSESPQMFSDNISEHSSCKDSGTGDSAKQTSFDGVPIDKSEQVHFEPVVCQTYSPVPEAHKLLPSSFKPSIQVCVNTSVTPATYSFSSHSINN; from the coding sequence ATGGGAGAATCGACTTTCTTATTGTTGGTTACTCTATTCTTATGGTCACGATGTTTGGTTTTCGCTGAAAACAATGAATGCCCATCAAAATGCGTTTGCCTAAACCAGTATGCTGATTGTACAAGAAGGAATTTAATGTCTGTGCCAAAAATTCCTAAGTGGGTGGAAGAATTAGATCTTAGCTACAACAAATTGCATGGAGATGCATCCGAAGGATTTGAGAGACTATCAAGTCTCAAGGTATTAAAAATGGATAAAAACTCATTACGCCTCATACCTAACTTGCTACAGCACAATAATCTTCATGAAGTGAGTCTAAACAGGAATAACATTGGTTCCATTGATACGGGTCATTTTCCCGAAAACAGTTCCATCAGAATATTGAACTTAAATAGCAACCACATTAAAGTTATTGCAGAAGATGCTTTGAACAATTTGACTAATTTAGAAGTGTTGAAGTTAAACAGGAATGACATCACGTCATTACCCAACCATTTGTTTATGTACCAATCCAGTCTCAGAACTCTTGAACTGAATCATAACAAACTTCGTAATGTAACTGGACTACTTTTCAAAGGACTCTCCAACCTGACAACACTTAGAATGAGATACAATAACATAGACAATATAATGGATGGTGCCTTTTTTGGATTTAAATCTGTACATTTACTACAGTTGGACCACAACAGGATAAGAAGGATCTCCAAAGGTTGGATGTATGGCCTGGAATCACTGGTAACTTTGTCCATGTCTAATAATCTAGTATCAGAAATCAATGAGGGCAGCTGGGAACTTTGTACCATCTTGGAAAGCTTAGATTTATCCCACAACTATCTGGTTAAAGTGGAAGGAacaacttttaaatatttacggaACCTTCAGATATTAAACCTGAACAACAATAATATATCTGTGATAGGACATGATGCATTCAGCCTTATGTTCAACTTGAATACACTGCatttaaataacaacaaaatatcatGGACAGTTGAAGATATGATAAAACCATTTAACAATTTACAAAACTTAGTTACATTTAGCCTGGCTGGCAATCACATTAAATCTATTAATTCTCGAGCATTTGAAGGTCTATCTAAAGTTGTAGAGCTAGATTTAGCTGGCAATAACATAACATCCATTCAGCGGCATGCTTTTGATACAATGcctaaattaaaaagattgcATTTAAATTCTTCATCACTGTTATGTGATTGTAACTTATTTTGGATAATTAAATGGATAAGAGATAAAGCTGAACAGAAATATATTACAGCCACTTGTGCATACCCTGATGAAGTAAGAGGAGTAGCAATATCTAAACTAAAAGAGGATAACTGTGGAGACTCTCCTAAACCAAGAGTGATGCAACACCCCAAAGCCCACCTTGCCATAAAAGGACGATCAGCAAATTTGACCTGTACAGCTACTTCAAACCCTTTCAGTAATATGACATTTCTTTGGAGAAAAAATAATGGCAATATTAGTAATCCACTTGTTTATGAAAATTTAACTGTAACTGATCAACCTGAGGCTACTTCAGTTCTTGTCATACCAAATGTTACTCATGCAGACTCTGGTAAATATCAATGTGTTGTCAGTAACAATTTTGGTACAACATATTCCTTAAAAGCCAAAGTAACTATAGTGACTTTTCCTCGGTTTACAAAAGCTCCTCACAACATGACAGTGAAAACTGGAGAAACAGTTTCACTGAACTGTGCAGCTACAGGTGAGCCTACACCAGAAATTTCATGGCAGAAAGATGGTGGCAATGACTTCCCGGCAGCTCGAGAAAGAAGAATGAATGTGATGCCCACCGACCATGTGTTTTTCATTGTCAATGCAAAAACAACTGATATGGGTATTTACAGCTGTGCTGCTAAGAATGTAGCGGGTACAATTATTTCTAATGCAATGTTGACAGTTCAAGAAGAACCTTCATTTAGAACTGTCACAGAAAATAAAGAAGCTACTAGCGGTGATGCAGTAGTCCTACAATGTATGATATCTGGATCACCAAAACCAGTCTTGAAATGGTCAAAAGATGGTGTGCCAGTAGTGCCTTCGGAACGGCATTATTTCATGGCTGATGACCAACTTCTAGTTATACTTGCTGCGGAGCCTAGTGATGCTGGGCACTATGAATGTGAGATTACTAATGCATTAGGAACAAAAAAGGAGATGACAGAGTTGAGAATCTTGCCGCCAGTAGCCATTATGGTAAATGAGGAAGATATGAcaggtattataattattactgttGTGTGTAGCACAGTGGGGACCTCTATTATTTGGGTAGTTATTATATATCACACAAGAAGGCGAATGGCTTCTGCAGTGCCTTCTTTTCCCGCCGAAAGTTTAAAAATGACACAAGTGGTGCATAGTGATAGTGAATCACCTCAAATGTTTTCAGACAATATATCTGAGCATTCATCATGTAAAGACAGTGGGACAGGAGACTCGGCTAAACAGACGAGTTTTGATGGTGTGCCTATAGATAAGAGTGAACAAGTGCATTTTGAGCCTGTTGTATGTCAAACTTATTCTCCAGTGCCAGAAGCACATAAACTTTTACCTTCTTCATTTAAGCCATCCATTCAAGTGTGTGTAAATACTTCTGTAACACCAGCTACTTATAGTTTTTCTAGTCACAGTATTAACAATTAA
- the LOC134742501 gene encoding NECAP-like protein CG9132 yields the protein MDTYESVILVKNEVFVFKIPPKTTNRGYRAADWNLQEPQWTGRMRLVSKGEELVMKLEDKTSGQLFAKCPIDKYPGVALESVTDSSRYFVVKIQDDNGRSAYIGLGFGDRSDSFDLNVALQDHFKWLRKEQEGPAAPAQQLDLGFKDGETIKINMKITKKDGSDTKPRRGVGAGLGGGLLPPPPGGSRLPPPPSPQHAPSPAVPAAPASSEWGDFNSASAPSQQATTPASQQNWVQF from the exons ATGGATACATACGAGAGTGTGATACTCgtaaaaaatgaagtttttgtttttaaaataccCCCCAAAACTACAAACAGAggatatag GGCAGCAGATTGGAACCTGCAAGAGCCACAATGGACTGGACGCATGAGGCTGGTTTCGAAAGGGGAGGAATTGGTAATGAAGCTAGAAGATAAAACATCTGGCCAGCTTTTTGCTAAATGCCCTATCGATAAATATCCGGGGGTGGCTCTCGAATCTGTGACGGACAGCTCACGTTACTTTGTTGTAAAGATTCAGGATGATAATG GTCGCAGTGCTTACATTGGACTGGGCTTTGGTGACAGGTCTGACTCGTTTGACCTCAATGTGGCCCTTCAAGACCATTTCAAATGGCTAAGAAAAGAACAGGAAGGCCCTGCTGCTCCCGCACAGCAACTAGACCTTGGTTTCAAGGATGGAGAGACAATTAAGATTAACATGAAAATTACT AAAAAAGACGGTTCAGACACGAAGCCGCGTCGCGGCGTAGGCGCCGGCTTGGGCGGCGGgctgctgccgccgccgccgggagGCTCGCgcctgccgccgccgccctcGCCGCAGCACGCGCCCTCGCCCGCCGTGCCCGCTGCTCCCGCCAGCTCGGAGTGGGGCGATTTCAACTCTGCTAG TGCTCCAAGCCAACAGGCCACGACTCCAGCAAGCCAGCAGAACTGGGTTCAATTTTGA